The Dioscorea cayenensis subsp. rotundata cultivar TDr96_F1 unplaced genomic scaffold, TDr96_F1_v2_PseudoChromosome.rev07_lg8_w22 25.fasta BLBR01001327.1, whole genome shotgun sequence genomic interval ATACTACACTTCATGGTGACCCCTGTCTTCTTGACTCTGCCATTTGTAAAGCCTCTTTCATCCTCACCAATTTCCCTTCTCCTGAGCAGTGTCTTCCTACCCTTTCTCCTGGTGATTGGCTCAGGTGGAATCATGGGCCCTTGTTGACTTTTAGGCCATGAGTCCCTGTCTTGTGTGGGGTTTAATGTGTGTCTATATGTCTCCAAGAAGGTACTGATTTTGTAGCAATCATCTAAAAAATTTTCTGGCTTGTCTTTATTGTGGTAAATGACTGAAATGGCATGACTGCAGGGAATTCCTGTCAGTTGCCATTTCCTACAGGTGCAAGTACCCTCATTTTTGTTAATCACAAATTGGCCATCAGGCCCAACCACTTGATACTGATCACCACCAGACCAAATTGAATTGTATAACCAACTAAGTTGCTTGTTTTTTTCCAGCTTTTTAAGTATCCTAGGGCAGTGAACTGTGGTGCATTTTTTCATGGCATCCCTTCTCTTCTGAATCCTAACCATCAACTTTGTCCTGATCATCTCATTCATTGTTACAATGCCTTTTATCCTAGCTTCAAGGATGTGGCTATTGAAgcactcacaaaggttattaAGCAATATATCACACTTGAATCTAGTTTGGAAGTAGGCCCTACTCCAGTGGTGTGGGTCTATCTTCTTCATGTACTCATGGGCACCTGCGGACATCACATTCAACATGTCCATTGCTCTTTCATAGGCAGGTAGGTATGTAGATTTGGCACAATTCCACAATTGATCTTTTAGTGCTTTccctctataattttttttgaaattagtgTGGATATGCCTAACACAATACCTATGTTCACTGTGAGGAAACAACTCTTCTAATGCAGGTATTAAACCCTAAGTTTGTAAATTTAATATACACACAACCACCACAgttcaaaacaaagaaaagaaacaagggCAAGCAAATGTCAGTATATAACCAAAGAAGCAATCATATATGTTATGAAATATATCAAGCAGTATAGAAACTTAACAGGACATATTAGTTGTATAGAACCAATTCCATTATAGAAACAAGGGAAATAAAATGTCAGGACATATTAGGAAATTAACAGGACATATTAGGAAATACATCAAGCAGTAtagaaacatataaaaaaaaaccacaaatttgGAGAACTTATTAGTTAAGCATGGCaaatttattatacatatatcaaGCAGTATAGAAACTTAACATGACATATTAGTTGTATAGAACCAATTCCATTATAGAAACAAGCTAAATAAAATGTCGTGACATATTAGGAAATTAACGAGGACATATTAGGAAATACATCAAGCAGTAtagaaacatataaaaaaaaacacagattTGGAGGACATATTAGTTAAGCATGGCAAACttattatacatatatcaaGCAGTATAGAAACATGTAAAGTAAACCAATTCTAGAGTCCACTCATGCTAATAAAGATGAGAAGAAAATTACCTTCTGTCTATCACTCATAAATGCCAGTGATAGCTATCTGTGATCTTCAAGTCTTCTCGCCAAGAGCTCCAAGAACCACTTCCAATTCTCCTTATTCTCTTTGCTTATCGTAGCCTCATGCAGCAGATAGATGCagatcatttgcatctatccctaCAAACTGCTAACAACTCGCCCCCATATAggcctttttaaaaaaacatccatCCAAAGTGATAGAATTTGTCTACATCCCGCTAAGAAACCCTCTCTCAAAGGTGTTAGACAAAACATACATGCACTCAAAAACACCTTGGTTACACCCTGAATTTAATGCATGAACCCGGTGAGTCCTCAATAGCTCCAATCAGAGTCATAAAGTCTTTCGAGCTGAGTTTTTTCATCACCATCTATGATCCTAGTTTGAATGTAGGAGAAAAAATTGAAGCAGATAAATTAACTTACAGATAAGAGATAGcaaactataaattaaataagactTAAGCATTAAATTTACTCGAGTGCAAGGCACTTGGCCCTCAGTATGCTTTTCAACCTACTGATATCCACTTCTTGGTTAATTTTCACAGCCTGGACAATCCCAGCTAATTTCCATGAAGGATCTGCTCGAAATTGCTCAAGATAGGCTTTTGGCTATCCACTCTGCATTTACATGCCCTATTACTCGTGATCTCGTGCACATTCATGCTCTAATTTCCCCGCCTTTAACTGCAGACCGTGTCTGCCATCTTTGACCATAGGTGATGCCCATAGGTAAAAAGGGCATCCTTTCTTGCAAAAAGGCTTTTGCACCTTTTTGGGAATTAGGTCTAAAATTCATTACATATCTGTTCTTAATCCCATAAGCCTTCACTGCATCCTTGAATTGTTTAAAACTCCTAAATTTCATTCCAATTCTAAATTGAGGATTGTTCATATCAACCTCTTCATTAAATTCTGAATATTTGGGCTTCTTACTAATTATCTCCTCTTCATCTCGTTGATGACGCTTGAATTTCAACTCTTCACTACCCGCATAGTTTGAGTCAACATCATCTTCACCCTGCTAGATTTGGAGGTTCTCCATGAGTAATCACCATGGTCCCGTGTTTATGGCTAGTAGCCCCTACTTCTTGCTCGAAACATCACTAAAACTAGTAATCGTAATCATGAAAGTCATCTTCCTCAACATCCTTATTCTTACCATCTCCTTTAATTAATTCCTCCTCCAAGTCTCTATCTTCTTCACTAGATCCTCCTTCCACTTCTTCTAAAATTGATTGTCCACTTCTTGCAAGCTTTACACAAACCTCGAACCTCCCTCAGTTACTACCCTATCGCCATAGCTATGGCTAGTGCATCCATGTCGCATGCATATCTCCCTTAAACCCCCTGCTTTTCACCGCCTACATCCAAACCACCATACAAGTGCACCCTTCAACATCTAATTGAAACTCCCCGCCATAGCTAGCAACTCCAAACTTAGATATTTGATCTCCACAGCAAAAGTCTACAAACCCAGCCAATCCCTCTATACCCCCAACCATGTAGTGCATCCTTATACTAAACAACTCAGCTGTGGGTactgaaataaaaagaaaatatacacagttaattcattgttttatctCATTGCTTTATAACAATGTACATATCACTACATAATGCAACCATCACATAGGTAATGACAAGTCCTTTTGAACCAATTCTTTACAAGtttatatcaaaaaaattgTGTCAAGGAAAAATAACacaaaccaaaaataaagttATATGGAGGCAAATAACACAAAACCAGACTTTTCCAATGTAATTGTGTTGAGGGAAATTAACAAACCATAATTAAATTTACCCAATTCTACCACACCCTTATTTAGAAATATGGAATTTGTGGCAAGGAAAGCACATTCTCGAAAAATTTTAACTCAAACCAGAACATAGCACCACATGAATTGTGTTGATGGAAAGCACATCCATAgtataaaaccaaacaaaaacccATTTGACAAAAATTCTACAACTGCTTTGAGATCAAATaacatcacattaaaaaaaacagactAATCATGAGATCAAGCTAGGAACCACATTCAACATAAAAAGCAAGGAcatctaatataaaaaaaaccaaaaaaatccacTTCATAGCAACACTTCTACAACTAATGGCTAGGGCCACATTCAACAGAAAAATTTAGGACATCCAGATTATAAAAACCCACTTAATGAGCAATACTTCTACATTCAACAAACTAGGGACCACATTCAACACAAAAATTTAGTACATACAGagtaaaacaaaacccaaaaacccATTTAACAGCAGAACACTTCTACAACTAATAGCTAGGGACCACATTCAACAGAAAAACCCAAGACATCCAAGGGAAAAACCCAAAACACCCACTCAATAACAAAACTTATGCAACTACTAGCTAGGgaccacaacaacaaaaaaagaaaaaattaaggtACTCTGGTGGACCCTCGGCATTGTGAACACATACCCCTGACTTTCACTTGTAAACCATAACCTTATTTTGCTTCAAATAGACACTACAACCTATAAAGTAAACATATAATGCAATAAGGGCATTAGGGTTTCATGGAGCTTATAATACTCGGTGGACCGTCGCCTGCCGGACGGACCTCCCAGTTCACCGCCATTTGCAGCTGAAGTCTTTCTTGATTGCCTTGCTACCTCACCGATGGTAAGGTTGTCGTCCTTTGCTCCTGACCGTCACCACAAAGCACTGCTTTggtgaaaatgagaagaaggtGAGAAGGAAAAGCTCACTGTCTTCTCAATGGTCTACTTTCCCCTTTTGAGGTGAAGATGATGTGGCCGGTTGCCGCTGACGGGGATCACAAAACAGACGTGGACATGCCACATCAGGATTCTCGAGTCGAGACAACCCATCGCCGACGAGCCGCTCCTGCCGCCGCGGGTTTATGAGGGTCGGAATTGGTTGGGTGACTGACCGGTGAAAGGAAATCATAGTTGGGTGATCGTTTTTATGCGTTTTGAACTTGGGTGACCGAATTGAAAACCAAGTAAAGTTGGGTGACCTCCTGAAAATTTAACccgttttttattatttataattttatattgttttaacataattattttatatatgtttgtgcatatatatattttttatattatacgTAATGATATTATAATTGTATATTGACACCACTTAATAAATTATCTGGCTCTGCTATTGTCCATCAATGGAGGTATGATTTCCTCTCAACCAATCTATGATGAATCTCTCATTCTAGTAACATATCTACCCTTCAAgatagggctgtaaacgagccgagctgaGCTTTCAAGCTCGACTTGTTACTATTTtgatcgagctcgagccgacCTTATTTCGAGTTTCATTAATGAGGCCCAGGCTCGGctcattaagaaaattaaaggcTCGTGCTAGGCTCGTTAGATCGTTTAAGCtcgataattttttattttaatttttatattaaataaaatatcatcgGGCTTGTTTAATGTAGGCTCGGCTCAGCTCGAGCTCGGGAATCCTTTAAGGCTCGGCTCAATTTGAGCTCGGGAATCATttaaagctcggctcgagttcaAACTTGTCAAAGGCctcattaaacaataataacaaaatgaataaGGGTTACAATCATCAAGCTATCTATGCTCAATTGCTCATCTTTCAAATCTTGTTGTGAAACACTAAAACAATCAAgtctaaaattagaaaaataaaaaaccatcacATAAATATTCAAGTCATAGATAGCATAATTAgacatcaaaataaaccatgttcaaaatcaaacatcaatGAAGTCTTGGcataattcaaaatcaacatAATTAAGTCTACAATTGTTCATATAAAAAGAGCTTCATTTTAGTGATAAATTCATTGCTTCCATAGCTTGAAAATTcctacaaaacaataaacataacacatattttacttttgttaatacTTAACATAGCATATGTACAAAATAGAACTACAAATTTAACGATTCATATAAACGAGTTTTTAACGATTCATATAAATGGGCTTTTAACGATTCATATAAATGAGcatataaacgagcttttaatgaTTCATATAAACAATCTTTTAATGATTCATATAAATGAGTCTGCTCATAAGccttaacgagccgagcttgatGGTGTTCAGCCTCGGCTCGTTTATTTTACGAGCTTAATAATTGGGCTTGAGAATAGCTCATTTAATTAACTTAACGAATGAGCCCTTAACGAGCCGAGCCTTCGAGCTTTTAACGAACGTATTGGCTCATTTACAGCCCTACTTCTAGACATAAATATATATGgcattttttcttgtgtttcagAAATTTTTCTGTATTAAAATTTGTCAAATATCCTTTAACAAAAACCAAAGGCAAAAACTTGAAATGATATGTAAAGTGAAAATAAGATTTGTAATTGAttgcaatgaaaaaaatatattgcatctaaattaaaattaatgttaaAATGACTTCAAtgatttatgataattataaacatacataataatttttaatttgtataagAACACTTTATGCGAAATATTGTATTGCAATTGAAAAGCAAATACACAATGTAAATCttgtaaaagaaagaaaaagacagaAAGTTTAGTGGCCTTTCCTGAGGTCCCTAAACTGAAGCATGAGatcaaagatatgaaattaCCCAGAACAAGGTCTAATTGAGCAGCTAGCTTTATTGTCCTCATttctgttttgttgttgttgaaagaTCAGCTCTTTCTCACAAATCTCAAACTTGCCACCTCAGCAAACATACAAGAGTAAATTTCTTGGAATATATTATTGTGGAAAGAAAtgcaataataattacaaaataataatgttttatagCATGAAATGATCAAATGCAGACTTCCCATCAATGGCAGTTAACCGGGCCTGACCTAGTGGGTCACTGATCAGTAACTGCTAAGGACCACCGCACACACCGACGGATCAggttttaagttatttttatcatttttagaatttaaaaacaaCTAAGTGCAAGAGGGTAAGGATGAACCGTAACTCTTTATAGGCAACCAAATGCCTTATCCAATTATATTAcactttttttatgttatttttaaaaaataaataaaaagaatatctCAAActgactttttttaaaattaatttataattaaaaattatatatatatatatttatatattaaagcaACAAAGTGAATTACCACGTGGCAAGCAAGAGAGAAGTTTCCGTCAAaaccatataatattataataatatttaatatttataatattataataatatttaatatttataatattatatattaaattaagttatattattttataactt includes:
- the LOC120256183 gene encoding uncharacterized protein LOC120256183 codes for the protein MDMLNVMSAGAHEYMKKIDPHHWSRAYFQTRFKCDILLNNLCECFNSHILEARIKGIVTMNEMIRTKLMVRIQKRRDAMKKCTTVHCPRILKKLEKNKQLSWLYNSIWSGGDQYQVVGPDGQFVINKNEGTCTCRKWQLTGIPCSHAISVIYHNKDKPENFLDDCYKISTFLETYRHTLNPTQDRDSWPKSQQGPMIPPEPITRRKGRKTLLRRREIGEDERGFTNGRVKKTGVTMKCSICGAPGHNKRHHQRPQGEPSSEAGQHNPMDDIDPHILEEHFCLWLMLCMDPTRSAATTRDTNPSVDPSSAGLVVVLTSLE